From one Citrobacter sp. Marseille-Q6884 genomic stretch:
- the sodB gene encoding superoxide dismutase [Fe] has protein sequence MSFELPALPYAKDALVPHISAETLEYHYGKHHQTYVTNLNNLIKGTAFEGKSLEEIVRSSEGGVFNNAAQVWNHTFYWNCLAPNAGGEPTGKLAEAIAASFGSFADFKAQFTDAAIKNFGSGWTWLVKGADGKLAIVSTSNAGTPLTTDATPLMTVDVWEHAYYIDYRNARPGYLEHFWALVNWEFVAKNFAA, from the coding sequence ATGTCGTTCGAATTACCTGCATTACCGTATGCCAAAGATGCTCTGGTGCCGCACATTTCTGCTGAAACGCTGGAATACCACTATGGCAAACACCATCAAACCTACGTGACCAATCTGAACAATCTGATTAAAGGCACGGCGTTTGAAGGCAAATCACTGGAAGAGATCGTACGTAGCTCTGAAGGTGGTGTCTTTAATAACGCAGCTCAGGTATGGAACCACACGTTCTACTGGAACTGCCTGGCGCCAAACGCTGGCGGCGAACCGACCGGTAAACTGGCCGAAGCCATTGCAGCATCGTTTGGTAGCTTCGCGGATTTTAAAGCGCAATTCACCGATGCCGCTATCAAGAACTTCGGCTCTGGCTGGACCTGGCTGGTAAAAGGGGCTGATGGCAAACTGGCTATCGTTTCCACCTCTAACGCGGGTACGCCACTGACAACTGATGCGACGCCGCTGATGACCGTTGACGTATGGGAACACGCCTACTACATCGACTATCGCAATGCCCGTCCTGGCTACCTGGAACATTTCTGGGCGCTGGTTAACTGGGAATTTGTTGCGAAGAACTTCGCTGCGTAA
- a CDS encoding MFS transporter, with translation MKINYPLLALAIGAFGIGTTEFSPMGLLPVIARGVDVSIPAAGMLISAYAVGVMIGAPLMTLLLSHRARRNALIFLMAIFTLGNVLSAISPDYTTLMLSRILTSLNHGAFFGLGSVVAASVVPKHKQASAVATMFMGLTIANIGGVPAATWLGETIGWRMSFMATAGLGVIAMVSLFFSLPKGGAGERPDVRKELAVLLRPQVLSALLTTVLGAGAMFTLYTYISPVLHSITHATPAFVTGMLVLIGVGFSIGNYLGGRLADRSVNGTLKGFLLLLMVIMLAIPFLARNELGAAISMVVWGAATFAVVPPLQMRVMRVASEAPGLSSSVNIGAFNLGNALGAAAGGAVISGGLGYSFVPVMGAIVAGLALLLVFISARRQPEEVCTAAS, from the coding sequence ATGAAAATAAATTATCCCTTATTGGCGCTGGCAATTGGTGCGTTTGGTATTGGCACGACTGAATTTTCCCCTATGGGATTATTGCCCGTCATCGCCAGGGGCGTGGATGTCTCCATTCCTGCGGCGGGGATGCTAATTAGCGCCTACGCGGTGGGGGTGATGATTGGCGCGCCGCTGATGACATTACTGCTTTCGCATCGTGCGCGTCGCAATGCGCTCATTTTTCTGATGGCGATTTTTACGCTGGGCAATGTGCTTTCGGCAATATCGCCGGACTACACCACGCTTATGTTGTCGCGTATCTTGACCAGTCTTAACCATGGGGCGTTTTTTGGGCTCGGTTCCGTTGTGGCGGCAAGTGTTGTGCCAAAGCACAAGCAGGCCAGCGCAGTCGCGACCATGTTTATGGGATTAACCATTGCCAATATTGGCGGCGTTCCTGCCGCGACCTGGCTCGGTGAAACTATCGGCTGGCGTATGTCGTTTATGGCGACAGCCGGTCTGGGTGTTATCGCGATGGTCAGTCTGTTCTTCTCACTCCCCAAAGGCGGGGCGGGAGAGCGGCCCGATGTGCGCAAAGAACTTGCCGTATTACTGCGCCCGCAAGTGTTATCCGCGCTTCTCACCACCGTACTGGGGGCCGGCGCGATGTTCACCCTCTATACCTACATTTCGCCGGTGTTGCACAGTATCACCCATGCAACCCCCGCCTTTGTGACCGGCATGCTGGTGCTGATAGGCGTCGGGTTTTCCATCGGTAACTATCTGGGTGGGCGACTGGCGGACCGTTCGGTGAATGGCACGCTGAAAGGATTTTTGCTGTTGCTGATGGTTATTATGCTGGCGATTCCGTTTCTGGCGCGTAACGAGTTGGGCGCTGCCATCAGTATGGTGGTGTGGGGCGCGGCCACGTTTGCCGTCGTTCCGCCGTTGCAGATGCGCGTAATGCGCGTTGCCAGTGAAGCGCCAGGGCTCTCTTCATCAGTCAATATTGGCGCATTTAATCTGGGGAATGCGCTGGGTGCGGCCGCGGGCGGTGCGGTGATTTCTGGCGGCTTAGGCTACAGTTTTGTTCCGGTGATGGGGGCGATTGTGGCAGGGCTGGCTTTATTGCTGGTCTTTATTTCGGCGAGAAGACAACCCGAAGAAGTCTGTACTGCCGCAAGCTAA
- the cydH gene encoding cytochrome bd-I accessory subunit CydH yields MSTDLKFSLVTTIIVLGLIVAGGLTAALH; encoded by the coding sequence ATGAGCACCGATCTGAAATTTTCGTTAGTCACCACCATTATTGTTCTGGGTCTGATTGTAGCGGGTGGTTTGACCGCGGCACTGCATTGA
- the purR gene encoding HTH-type transcriptional repressor PurR, giving the protein MATIKDVAKRANVSTTTVSHVINKTRFVAEETRNAVWAAIKELHYSPSAVARSLKVNHTKSIGLLATSSEAAYFAEIIEAVEKNCFQKGYTLILGNAWNSLEKQQAYLSMMAQKRVDGLLVMCSEYPESLLSMLEEYRHIPMVVMDWGEAKADFTDTVIDNAFEGGYMAGRYLIERGHREIGVIPGPMERNTGAGRLAGFMKAMEEALIKVPENWIVQGDFEPESGYRAMQQILSQSHRPTAVFCGGDIMAMGALCAADEMGLRVPQDVSLIGYDNVRNARFFTPALTTIHQPKDSLGETAFNMLLDRIVNKREESQSIEVHPRLVERRSVADGPFRDYRR; this is encoded by the coding sequence ATGGCAACAATTAAAGATGTAGCGAAGCGAGCAAACGTTTCCACTACAACCGTATCACACGTAATTAACAAGACGCGTTTTGTCGCGGAAGAAACCCGTAATGCTGTCTGGGCGGCGATTAAAGAGCTGCACTACTCCCCCAGCGCAGTAGCGCGCAGCCTGAAGGTGAATCACACCAAATCGATCGGCTTGCTGGCGACCAGTAGTGAAGCGGCCTACTTCGCTGAAATTATCGAAGCCGTCGAAAAAAATTGCTTCCAGAAAGGCTATACGCTGATTCTGGGCAACGCATGGAATAGCCTCGAAAAACAGCAGGCATATCTCTCCATGATGGCGCAAAAGCGCGTGGATGGCCTGCTGGTCATGTGCTCTGAGTACCCGGAGTCCCTGCTTTCCATGCTCGAAGAGTATCGCCATATTCCTATGGTCGTTATGGACTGGGGCGAGGCCAAAGCCGATTTTACCGATACCGTCATTGATAACGCCTTCGAAGGTGGTTATATGGCAGGTCGGTACCTGATTGAGCGCGGCCACCGTGAGATTGGCGTGATCCCTGGCCCGATGGAGCGCAACACCGGCGCGGGTCGTCTGGCTGGCTTTATGAAAGCCATGGAAGAAGCGCTGATTAAAGTGCCGGAAAACTGGATTGTCCAGGGCGATTTCGAGCCTGAATCAGGTTACCGCGCGATGCAGCAAATCCTCTCTCAGTCCCACCGTCCGACAGCGGTCTTTTGTGGCGGGGATATTATGGCCATGGGCGCGCTTTGCGCCGCTGACGAGATGGGTTTACGCGTTCCGCAGGATGTGTCGTTGATCGGTTACGATAACGTGCGCAACGCGCGCTTCTTCACGCCAGCATTGACCACCATTCATCAGCCAAAAGATTCACTCGGCGAAACGGCCTTTAACATGCTGTTAGACCGTATCGTGAATAAGCGCGAAGAGTCGCAGTCCATCGAGGTGCACCCGCGCCTGGTTGAACGTCGCTCCGTTGCTGACGGTCCGTTCCGCGATTATCGTCGTTAA
- the punR gene encoding DNA-binding transcriptional activator PunR — protein sequence MWSEYSLEVVDAVARNGSFSSAAQELHRVPSAVSYTVRQLEEWLAVPLFERRHRDVELTPAGVWFLKEGRSVIKKMQITRQQCQQIANGWRGQLAIAVDNIVRPERTRQMIVDFYRHFDDVELLVFQEVFNGVWDALSDGRVELAIGATQAIPVGERYTFRDMGMLSWSCVVASHHPLASLPGPLSDDTLRNWPSLVREDTSRTLPKRITWLLDNQKRVVVPDWESSATCLSAGLCVGMVPTHFAKPWIDSGKWVALQLENPFPDAACCLTWQQNDMSPALSWLLDYLGDSETLNKEWLREPEETPA from the coding sequence ATGTGGTCAGAATATTCACTTGAAGTGGTTGATGCTGTGGCGCGTAACGGAAGCTTTAGTTCGGCTGCGCAGGAGTTGCACCGTGTACCCTCCGCGGTGAGTTATACCGTGCGCCAACTGGAAGAGTGGCTTGCTGTGCCGCTTTTCGAACGACGTCATCGGGATGTGGAATTAACGCCTGCGGGTGTATGGTTTTTAAAAGAGGGTCGGTCTGTTATCAAAAAAATGCAGATCACACGTCAGCAATGTCAACAAATCGCCAATGGCTGGCGAGGGCAGTTGGCGATTGCGGTAGACAATATTGTTCGGCCAGAACGAACCCGACAAATGATTGTGGATTTTTATCGTCACTTTGATGATGTGGAACTGCTGGTGTTCCAGGAGGTGTTTAACGGCGTCTGGGATGCACTCTCTGATGGTCGCGTTGAACTGGCTATCGGCGCCACGCAGGCGATCCCGGTGGGGGAACGTTACACGTTTCGCGATATGGGAATGCTGAGCTGGAGTTGTGTGGTGGCAAGTCATCATCCGTTGGCCTCGCTTCCCGGACCGCTCAGTGACGATACGTTGCGCAACTGGCCGTCGTTGGTGCGCGAAGACACCTCCCGCACATTACCGAAGCGAATCACCTGGCTGCTTGATAACCAAAAGCGCGTTGTGGTGCCTGACTGGGAATCTTCGGCGACCTGTTTATCGGCGGGGCTGTGTGTGGGTATGGTGCCGACGCATTTTGCGAAACCGTGGATCGATAGCGGCAAGTGGGTTGCGTTACAGCTTGAAAATCCCTTCCCTGATGCCGCCTGTTGCCTGACCTGGCAACAAAACGATATGTCACCGGCATTAAGCTGGCTGTTGGATTATCTGGGGGATAGCGAAACGCTGAATAAAGAGTGGTTGCGGGAGCCTGAAGAGACTCCCGCATAG
- the punC gene encoding purine nucleoside transporter PunC encodes MQPGKGFLVWLAGLSVLGFLATDMYLPAFAAIQSDLQTPASAVSASLSLFLAGFAVAQLLWGPLSDRYGRKPILLLGLSIFALGSLGMLWVENATGLLVLRFIQAVGVCAASVIWQALVTDYYPSHKVNRIFATIMPLVGLSPALAPLLGSWILVHFSWQAIFATLFAITLILMLPALRLKPTSQARDDSQDKLTFATLLRSQTYRGNVLIYAACSASFFAWLTGSPFILSEMGYSPAVIGLSYVPQTIAFLIGGYGCRAALQKWQGRQLLPWLLILFAVSVIATWATGFIRHVSLTEILIPFCVMAIANGAIYPIVVAQALRPFPQATGRAAALQNTLQLGLCFLASLVVSWLISTPLLTTTSVMLATVFLAALGYKMQSQQESDDLTDESAHIAHGESH; translated from the coding sequence ATGCAACCTGGAAAAGGGTTTTTAGTCTGGCTGGCCGGTCTTAGCGTGCTCGGCTTTCTGGCAACGGATATGTATTTGCCCGCCTTTGCTGCTATTCAGTCCGATCTGCAAACCCCTGCGTCTGCCGTCAGCGCCAGCCTGAGTCTGTTCTTAGCCGGTTTTGCCGTCGCGCAACTTCTGTGGGGGCCACTCTCCGACCGCTACGGTCGCAAGCCGATTTTGCTGCTGGGTTTATCCATCTTCGCGCTGGGAAGTCTGGGCATGTTATGGGTTGAAAACGCCACAGGTCTGTTGGTACTGCGCTTTATCCAGGCCGTTGGCGTCTGCGCCGCGTCGGTTATCTGGCAGGCACTGGTTACCGACTATTATCCGTCTCATAAAGTAAACCGTATCTTTGCCACGATTATGCCGCTGGTGGGCTTATCTCCTGCCCTCGCGCCATTATTAGGGAGCTGGATCCTGGTGCATTTTTCCTGGCAGGCCATTTTTGCCACGCTGTTTGCCATTACATTAATCCTGATGCTGCCCGCCCTGCGGTTAAAACCGACCTCTCAGGCGCGTGACGATAGTCAGGATAAATTGACGTTTGCGACCCTGTTACGTTCCCAAACATACCGCGGAAATGTACTGATTTATGCGGCCTGCTCCGCCAGTTTTTTTGCGTGGTTAACAGGTTCCCCCTTTATTCTGAGTGAAATGGGTTATAGCCCGGCAGTGATTGGCCTGAGCTATGTTCCACAGACGATCGCCTTTTTGATTGGTGGCTACGGCTGCCGTGCCGCGTTGCAAAAATGGCAGGGTCGTCAGCTGTTGCCGTGGTTACTCATCCTGTTCGCCGTGAGCGTCATTGCGACCTGGGCGACCGGCTTTATTCGCCACGTTTCACTGACCGAAATTTTGATCCCATTCTGTGTGATGGCCATCGCGAACGGGGCAATCTACCCGATCGTCGTCGCCCAGGCATTACGTCCGTTTCCGCAGGCAACAGGACGTGCAGCCGCGTTACAGAACACGCTGCAGCTCGGGTTATGCTTCCTGGCAAGCCTGGTGGTGTCGTGGTTAATCAGCACCCCGCTGCTGACGACCACCAGCGTCATGCTGGCAACGGTATTCCTGGCCGCGCTGGGCTACAAAATGCAGTCACAGCAAGAAAGTGATGATCTGACAGACGAAAGTGCGCATATTGCCCATGGTGAGTCGCACTAA